One Paenibacillus riograndensis SBR5 DNA segment encodes these proteins:
- a CDS encoding SGNH/GDSL hydrolase family protein, with protein sequence MYSQENQASVFSQSEYTSAMALSTAANYIMNWAEPFTRTYRTYIRLRENGSLTLKFWHSNAVDSTWDLGVEARGSEPGGKWSIEAAYIADGGLKPDGTVMQGSQVPVTFLGETAKQVAPGEAFWSDEAALVLPEGHYLAFTWTIRTAAPGKTFPYNVEGMLVSAYDAPGNHAGQETNAAFSESDKLLVLPSYIGYKKKVDKKLVFLGDSITQGVRTAKDEYSYWAARIAEGLGTGYGLWNLGSGWGRAYDAATDGAWLNKAKQGDEVLIVLGVNDLDIGKRSAAELLADLAFIVSSIREANPDVEIILGTVPPFNFEGEREEAWRCVNTQILTAPPAGVNRVFDIAAVLSMPAPLDHKVRAEYMSNTDDPHPNGTAGKAVADAFLKWYGETIG encoded by the coding sequence ATGTACAGTCAAGAGAACCAAGCCAGTGTGTTCAGCCAGTCTGAGTACACCTCGGCTATGGCGCTGTCCACAGCGGCCAATTACATCATGAACTGGGCGGAACCGTTCACCCGCACCTACCGGACCTACATCCGTCTGCGCGAGAATGGGAGCCTGACCCTGAAATTCTGGCACAGCAATGCGGTGGATTCCACCTGGGATCTGGGCGTTGAAGCAAGAGGGAGCGAGCCGGGAGGGAAATGGAGCATCGAGGCGGCGTACATCGCCGACGGAGGGCTGAAGCCGGATGGTACGGTCATGCAAGGCTCGCAAGTGCCCGTAACTTTCTTGGGAGAAACAGCCAAGCAAGTGGCACCAGGGGAAGCCTTTTGGAGTGACGAAGCGGCGCTTGTGCTGCCGGAGGGCCACTATCTGGCTTTTACCTGGACGATTAGAACGGCTGCTCCCGGCAAAACCTTCCCGTACAATGTGGAGGGGATGCTCGTCTCTGCTTATGATGCTCCCGGGAATCACGCCGGTCAGGAAACGAACGCTGCCTTCAGCGAATCGGACAAGCTCCTGGTGCTGCCAAGCTATATCGGGTATAAGAAAAAGGTGGATAAAAAGCTCGTATTCCTGGGAGATTCCATTACACAAGGGGTGCGGACCGCAAAGGATGAGTATTCCTACTGGGCGGCACGGATTGCCGAAGGGCTTGGAACCGGGTATGGGCTGTGGAACCTCGGATCAGGGTGGGGGAGAGCGTATGACGCGGCCACTGACGGCGCCTGGCTGAATAAGGCGAAGCAGGGGGATGAGGTGCTGATCGTGCTGGGTGTGAACGATCTCGATATCGGCAAGCGCTCTGCGGCAGAGCTTCTAGCAGACCTCGCCTTCATCGTCTCTTCTATCAGAGAGGCTAACCCGGACGTGGAGATCATCCTGGGCACCGTGCCGCCGTTTAACTTCGAAGGCGAGCGGGAGGAGGCCTGGAGGTGTGTGAATACGCAGATTCTTACGGCTCCGCCGGCGGGGGTTAACCGCGTATTTGATATCGCAGCCGTGCTGTCCATGCCGGCTCCATTGGACCATAAAGTCCGCGCGGAGTATATGAGCAATACGGACGATCCGCATCCGAACGGCACCGCCGGTAAGGCGGTGGCGGACGCTTTTCTGAAATGGTACGGGGAAACCATCGGTTAA
- a CDS encoding response regulator, whose amino-acid sequence MKALIVDDEARVRKAVRLLVDWDAHQIGEVLEAGNGNEAIELIRKEKPALVIMDMMMESGNGIELMSWVNEFAGNTKFIVVSGHNDFDFVRQTVRHGGIDYILKPIEPEMINNAVAKAVAAWRSEEEERSHRQQQSIRLNEIRPIYGEKLLSALIDDPINAEASLRRLWDDGVIPHTATVSRLILVQTDPGNNPLIKRFGGDSELLYYAIVNICNEFLHLQNKGIAFRYWGGPPEIAMILWDVREPVAELINRINEGIYMTLQFRMHFGISSVGALPGGLPAERTEAAEALLRRNLLRHEDYCHFSSSEPADTGSEPPVIFADVQEEWRMAVISGNPEVLSAAARHWTQELSRRGVVTPEMLNSWKADALLFRSRLVREALGGQADNALAELERADALNPAPLPSGYSFSLFAWRDWSFAVLQRLSQELTARAVKERNPMAEIVKYIEQNYPSDLSLQEVAGKFYVSREYISRKFKQEYGINFSDYIGSVRIEKAKLLLQNPNLKLSQISEMVGFHDVKYFSKVFKKQVGLSPKDYRAQITP is encoded by the coding sequence ATGAAGGCGCTGATTGTAGACGACGAAGCCAGAGTCCGGAAGGCGGTCAGACTTCTGGTCGACTGGGATGCCCATCAGATCGGGGAAGTTCTGGAGGCCGGCAACGGCAACGAAGCCATAGAGCTGATCCGCAAGGAGAAGCCTGCACTGGTCATCATGGATATGATGATGGAATCCGGCAACGGGATCGAGCTGATGTCCTGGGTCAATGAATTCGCCGGCAACACCAAATTTATTGTAGTCAGCGGCCATAATGATTTTGATTTTGTCCGCCAGACGGTCCGCCATGGCGGGATTGACTATATTCTGAAGCCCATCGAGCCGGAAATGATCAATAACGCAGTAGCCAAGGCGGTAGCCGCCTGGCGGTCCGAGGAAGAAGAACGCAGCCACCGGCAGCAGCAGAGCATCCGTCTGAATGAAATCAGACCCATTTACGGGGAGAAGCTGCTGTCGGCGCTGATCGATGATCCGATCAATGCGGAAGCCTCACTGCGCAGGCTGTGGGACGACGGGGTAATCCCGCATACCGCCACAGTCTCACGGCTGATTCTGGTGCAGACCGATCCCGGCAACAACCCGCTGATCAAACGCTTTGGAGGAGACAGCGAACTGCTGTATTACGCCATCGTCAACATCTGCAACGAATTCCTGCACCTGCAGAACAAGGGAATTGCCTTCCGGTATTGGGGAGGCCCGCCGGAAATCGCCATGATCCTGTGGGATGTCCGGGAGCCTGTTGCCGAGCTGATCAACCGGATCAACGAGGGCATTTACATGACGCTGCAGTTCCGGATGCATTTTGGCATCAGCTCCGTGGGAGCCCTGCCGGGGGGCCTGCCGGCTGAACGCACAGAAGCCGCTGAAGCCTTGCTCCGGCGGAATCTGCTAAGACATGAGGATTACTGCCATTTCTCCTCCTCTGAACCTGCAGATACCGGAAGTGAACCTCCGGTTATCTTTGCCGACGTACAGGAGGAATGGAGAATGGCGGTCATCAGCGGCAACCCGGAGGTGCTGTCCGCCGCAGCCCGGCACTGGACTCAGGAGCTGAGCCGCCGGGGTGTCGTTACCCCGGAGATGCTGAATTCCTGGAAGGCCGATGCCCTGCTGTTCCGTTCCCGGCTGGTACGGGAAGCCCTTGGCGGACAAGCAGACAACGCACTGGCAGAGCTTGAGCGTGCAGATGCATTGAACCCTGCTCCCCTGCCCAGCGGCTATTCCTTCTCTTTGTTCGCCTGGCGCGACTGGTCCTTTGCTGTGCTGCAGCGCCTCTCGCAGGAGCTTACGGCCAGAGCAGTGAAGGAGCGCAACCCGATGGCGGAAATTGTGAAATACATTGAACAGAATTATCCATCTGACCTGTCGCTGCAAGAAGTGGCCGGCAAATTCTACGTCAGCCGTGAATACATCTCCCGCAAATTCAAGCAGGAATACGGCATCAATTTCTCCGATTATATCGGCAGTGTCAGGATCGAAAAGGCCAAACTGCTGCTGCAGAATCCCAACCTGAAGCTGTCGCAGATTTCGGAGATGGTCGGCTTTCACGATGTCAAATATTTCAGCAAGGTATTCAAAAAACAGGTTGGCCTCTCGCCCAAGGACTACCGGGCCCAGATTACCCCCTGA
- a CDS encoding cache domain-containing sensor histidine kinase: protein MKWNSIRTKLIVFLLLPTLVCILATMFISYSYTTKSLRTRAVDENTNLLYQGSKNISSFIQDVNRLSLTIYSDSDFYRQLEAGYDDMSANIRIYSSLNYILTSMPDIFQVYLYRVKDSKATLLSHNATPKRWQGIPPYSDSRITDAYPLSIQSTHISNTYGLNSPIPQLTAEPVFTLHRRIERIPSTEALGYLSIDVKLTAFTDIMNQLYEQDKENIYLVDDSGTLVYSHDEAALGKPLKASWYDKPIAEKGLSQGYFEKDGAVFIYQKIESPGLNWTLVKQIPVSYLFREAKEAARINILLLVLLMVMIIALTILISFRITAPIKQLTRYMNQVQTGNLEIDIRPAGKDEIGLVTERFRSMMDTINNLILREYRLELSNKTNELRALQSQINPHFLNNTLQIIGTLALELKVPQIYALLSALAKMMRYSMYNDEKIVTVQDELDHVKAYVELQKERFENKFTFRYDMEESLLKALMPKMILQPIVENYFKHGFNLARTDGLIEIKAARLATGRMEITVRNNGSSIPAAKLEALREELQHPGRLDIDTLKETDSNDSKRDAPGARIGLPNVLARLRLVCGDSALLIVDNDKAGGVIVRLEIDIVVESETI from the coding sequence ATGAAATGGAACAGTATCCGCACGAAACTGATTGTTTTTTTACTCCTTCCAACTCTGGTTTGTATTCTGGCTACGATGTTTATCAGCTATTCCTACACGACGAAGTCTCTGCGGACCCGGGCGGTGGATGAGAATACGAATCTTCTATACCAAGGCTCCAAAAATATCAGCAGCTTCATTCAGGACGTAAACCGGCTGTCCCTGACGATCTACTCGGACTCGGACTTTTACCGGCAGCTTGAAGCGGGCTACGATGATATGTCGGCCAACATCCGCATTTATTCTTCGCTGAATTATATCCTGACCTCCATGCCTGACATCTTTCAGGTCTATCTATACCGCGTCAAGGACAGCAAAGCGACGCTCTTATCCCATAACGCCACGCCAAAGCGCTGGCAGGGAATCCCTCCCTACAGTGACTCCAGGATCACGGATGCCTATCCCTTATCCATTCAGAGCACCCATATCAGCAATACCTACGGGCTGAATTCACCGATCCCGCAGCTCACGGCCGAGCCGGTATTCACCCTGCACAGAAGGATTGAACGGATTCCTTCCACCGAGGCGCTGGGCTACCTTTCCATTGATGTGAAGCTGACTGCTTTTACGGATATCATGAATCAGCTGTACGAACAGGATAAGGAAAACATCTACCTGGTGGATGACAGCGGCACTCTCGTCTACAGCCATGATGAAGCCGCTCTCGGCAAGCCGCTGAAGGCCTCCTGGTATGACAAGCCAATCGCGGAAAAAGGCCTGTCCCAGGGATATTTTGAAAAAGACGGCGCCGTGTTTATCTATCAGAAGATTGAAAGCCCGGGACTGAACTGGACGCTGGTGAAGCAGATTCCGGTCTCCTACCTGTTCCGTGAAGCTAAGGAAGCGGCAAGAATCAATATTCTGCTGCTGGTGCTGCTGATGGTTATGATCATTGCGCTGACGATTCTGATCTCCTTCCGGATCACAGCCCCCATTAAGCAGCTGACCCGGTACATGAATCAGGTGCAGACCGGCAATCTTGAGATTGATATCCGGCCTGCCGGCAAGGATGAAATCGGCCTCGTTACCGAGCGCTTCCGCAGCATGATGGATACGATCAACAACCTGATTCTGCGGGAGTACCGGCTGGAGCTGTCGAATAAAACCAATGAGCTGAGGGCGCTGCAATCGCAGATCAATCCTCATTTCCTGAACAATACGCTGCAGATTATCGGTACCCTTGCTCTGGAGCTTAAGGTGCCGCAGATCTATGCCCTGCTCTCCGCGCTGGCCAAGATGATGCGCTACAGTATGTACAATGATGAAAAGATTGTTACGGTACAAGATGAACTGGACCATGTAAAAGCCTATGTCGAGCTGCAAAAGGAACGTTTTGAAAATAAGTTCACTTTCCGCTACGATATGGAAGAATCGCTGCTGAAGGCGCTGATGCCCAAAATGATCCTCCAGCCCATCGTGGAGAATTACTTCAAGCATGGCTTCAATCTCGCCCGCACCGACGGCCTGATTGAAATTAAGGCGGCCCGGCTCGCCACCGGGCGGATGGAGATTACCGTCCGGAACAACGGCAGCTCCATTCCCGCAGCGAAGCTGGAAGCCCTCCGGGAGGAGCTTCAGCATCCCGGCAGGCTGGATATAGACACGCTGAAGGAGACTGACAGCAACGACAGCAAGCGGGATGCTCCGGGGGCCCGGATCGGCCTGCCCAACGTGCTGGCCCGGCTGCGGCTGGTCTGCGGGGACAGCGCTCTGCTGATTGTGGACAATGATAAGGCCGGCGGAGTAATCGTCCGATTGGAAATTGATATTGTAGTGGAGAGTGAAACCATATGA